Genomic segment of Candidatus Omnitrophota bacterium:
TACTGGAGTTCGTTGATCATGAAGCTCCCGCCGGAAGCGTACTTTGCCGTTCTCATCATGCGGGAAGGGATGCTGCAGAAAGGCTCTATCACATCTTTCAGCTTTATGGCGCCGAGAAAAACACGGTCGCGGTCAACTACGGGCAGAAGCGGGGAAGTGTGAAACTTCGTGAATATCTCAAGAAGCTCTCTCAGATTGGTTGAACGCGTAACGGTTATCGCGTCACGGATCATAACATCTTTTACTAGCATAAAAGCAT
This window contains:
- a CDS encoding CBS domain-containing protein is translated as MLVKDVMIRDAITVTRSTNLRELLEIFTKFHTSPLLPVVDRDRVFLGAIKLKDVIEPFCSIPSRMMRTAKYASGGSFMINELQYINIPPDSGTLFLVDDLYSKKIITIQEDETISSAEQMMDLNRIGTIPVLKGPTFAGMLTKFDIVIGILKEKGII